One stretch of Pseudomonas azotoformans DNA includes these proteins:
- a CDS encoding GNAT family N-acetyltransferase, which yields MPNIRVMTPADYDAVLALMQDTPGISLRDADSREATERYLARNPEMSFVAEADGRLIACVMCGHDGRRGYLQHLLVVPDFRRRGIAQALTQRCLDALEQLGIYKCHLDVFKTNSSAAQYWQGQGWKLRTDIDRYSFTRTGDENA from the coding sequence ATGCCCAACATCCGTGTGATGACCCCAGCCGACTACGACGCCGTCCTCGCCCTGATGCAAGACACCCCTGGCATCTCCCTGCGCGACGCCGACTCCCGCGAGGCCACCGAGCGCTACCTGGCGCGCAATCCCGAGATGAGTTTTGTCGCCGAAGCCGACGGCCGATTGATCGCGTGCGTGATGTGCGGCCACGACGGGCGTCGCGGTTACCTGCAACACCTGCTGGTAGTGCCGGACTTTCGCCGCCGAGGCATCGCCCAGGCGCTGACACAGCGCTGCCTGGACGCGTTGGAGCAGTTGGGCATCTACAAATGCCACCTTGACGTGTTCAAGACCAACAGCAGCGCCGCCCAGTATTGGCAAGGCCAGGGCTGGAAATTGCGTACTGATATCGACCGCTACTCCTTCACCCGCACAGGCGACGAAAACGCCTAG
- a CDS encoding flavin-containing monooxygenase, with protein sequence MPTLNPTALRKDRDMTETLTKTDTLVVGAGQAGVAMSEHLSKQGVPHMVLERSRIAERWRTGRWDSLVANGPAWHDRFPGLAFDTVAPDGFAPKERVADYFEAYARKFNAPIRTGVDVLSVVRNVGRPGFTVHTSEGVIEANRVVAATGPFQKPVIPAIAPKDSALHQIHSADYRNPAQLPAGAVLVVGAGSSGVQIADELQRSGRQVYLSVGPHDRPPRAYRNRDFCWWLGVLGEWDQAAMKPGREHVTIAVSGAHGGKTIDFRELAQQGMTLVGLTQAFNGNVATFQPNLVENLARGDENYLALLDAADAYIERNGLDLPLEPEARRVFPDAECIKQPILELDLAAAGITSIIWATGFAVDYSWLKVDAFDAAGKPAHQRGVSTEAGIYFLGLPWQSRRGSSFIWGVWHDAKYVADHIAIQRQYLEYREAAPVVRPSPVNA encoded by the coding sequence ATGCCAACGCTGAATCCAACTGCATTACGCAAGGACAGAGACATGACTGAAACACTCACAAAAACAGACACGCTGGTGGTGGGCGCCGGCCAAGCTGGCGTGGCCATGAGCGAACATCTGAGCAAGCAAGGCGTGCCACACATGGTGCTGGAGCGCAGCCGCATCGCCGAGCGCTGGCGCACCGGGCGCTGGGATTCGCTGGTGGCCAACGGCCCGGCGTGGCACGACCGCTTTCCCGGCCTGGCATTCGATACCGTCGCCCCGGACGGGTTTGCGCCTAAGGAGCGCGTGGCCGATTACTTTGAAGCCTACGCGCGCAAGTTCAACGCGCCGATCCGTACCGGCGTCGACGTACTGTCGGTGGTACGCAATGTCGGTCGCCCCGGCTTCACCGTGCACACCAGTGAAGGGGTGATCGAAGCCAACCGCGTGGTGGCCGCGACCGGGCCGTTCCAGAAGCCAGTGATTCCGGCCATCGCACCTAAAGACAGCGCGTTGCATCAGATCCACTCCGCCGACTATCGCAACCCCGCGCAACTGCCGGCCGGTGCCGTGCTGGTGGTGGGCGCCGGCTCATCCGGCGTGCAGATTGCCGATGAATTGCAGCGCTCCGGGCGCCAGGTGTACCTCTCGGTCGGCCCCCACGACCGCCCGCCCCGCGCCTACCGCAACCGCGATTTCTGCTGGTGGCTGGGGGTGCTGGGCGAGTGGGACCAAGCGGCGATGAAGCCCGGCCGCGAGCACGTGACCATTGCCGTCAGCGGCGCACACGGCGGCAAGACCATCGACTTCCGCGAGCTGGCCCAGCAAGGCATGACCCTGGTTGGCCTGACCCAGGCGTTCAATGGCAACGTCGCCACCTTCCAGCCGAACCTGGTGGAGAACCTGGCACGCGGCGATGAAAACTACCTGGCCCTGCTGGATGCCGCCGATGCCTACATCGAGCGCAACGGCCTGGACTTGCCCCTGGAACCCGAAGCCCGTCGTGTGTTCCCCGACGCCGAGTGCATCAAGCAGCCGATCCTGGAGCTGGACCTGGCCGCGGCCGGCATCACTTCGATCATCTGGGCCACTGGCTTTGCCGTGGACTACAGCTGGCTGAAAGTCGATGCCTTCGACGCCGCCGGCAAGCCAGCGCACCAGCGCGGGGTCTCCACCGAAGCCGGGATCTACTTCCTCGGTTTGCCGTGGCAGTCGCGCCGTGGCTCGTCGTTTATCTGGGGGGTGTGGCACGACGCCAAATACGTGGCCGACCACATCGCCATTCAGCGTCAATACCTCGAATACCGCGAAGCCGCCCCGGTGGTTCGCCCATCCCCTGTCAACGCCTGA
- a CDS encoding RidA family protein, with protein MPTHTRIRMFNTKETYPNQSLDNDLCQAVRAGNTVYVRGQVGTDFDGNLIGLGDPRAQAEQAMKNVKQLLEEAGSDLSHIVKTTTYLIDPRYREPVYQEVGKWLKGVFPISTGLVVSALGQPQWLMEIDVIAVIPE; from the coding sequence ATGCCTACTCACACCCGTATCCGCATGTTCAACACGAAAGAAACCTACCCCAACCAGAGCCTCGACAACGACCTGTGCCAGGCCGTGCGCGCCGGCAATACCGTGTACGTGCGCGGCCAGGTCGGCACCGATTTCGACGGTAACCTGATCGGCCTTGGCGACCCACGCGCCCAGGCCGAGCAAGCGATGAAAAACGTCAAGCAACTGCTGGAAGAAGCCGGCAGCGACCTCAGCCACATCGTCAAGACCACCACCTACCTGATCGACCCGCGCTACCGCGAACCGGTGTACCAAGAGGTCGGCAAGTGGCTCAAGGGCGTGTTCCCGATTTCCACCGGGCTGGTGGTGTCGGCGCTCGGCCAGCCGCAGTGGCTGATGGAAATCGATGTAATCGCGGTTATTCCCGAATAA
- a CDS encoding DUF1028 domain-containing protein, with protein MTFSIVARCAETGQLGIAISSSSIAVGARCPWLRPGVGAVSTQNITLPALGPDVLDLLEQGLAPAEAIDKALTSNGYSQYRQLTAIDHLGRSVHFSGSETLGTHHAVSGEQCVAAGNMLADRAVIEAMVTAFEQGEGQLADRLLAAMHAAIAAGGEAGPVHSAALVVVGELTWPIINLRVDWADEQPILALQTLWDAYRPQVQDYIDRALAPDRSPGYGVAGDDR; from the coding sequence ATGACCTTTTCAATCGTCGCCCGTTGTGCCGAGACCGGGCAGCTAGGCATCGCCATCAGCTCCTCGAGCATTGCCGTAGGCGCCCGCTGCCCATGGCTGCGGCCGGGTGTGGGCGCGGTGTCGACCCAGAACATCACCCTGCCGGCCCTGGGCCCGGACGTGCTTGATTTGCTGGAACAGGGCTTGGCCCCAGCTGAGGCCATCGACAAGGCGTTGACGAGCAACGGCTACAGCCAGTACCGGCAACTGACGGCGATTGATCACCTGGGGCGCAGCGTGCATTTCAGCGGCAGCGAAACCCTCGGCACTCACCACGCGGTGTCGGGCGAACAGTGCGTGGCGGCGGGCAACATGCTGGCCGACCGCGCGGTGATCGAGGCGATGGTCACTGCTTTCGAGCAAGGTGAAGGCCAACTGGCCGACCGACTGCTGGCGGCCATGCACGCCGCGATTGCCGCCGGCGGCGAAGCCGGCCCGGTGCATTCGGCCGCGCTGGTGGTGGTGGGCGAATTGACCTGGCCGATCATCAACCTGCGCGTGGATTGGGCCGATGAGCAACCGATCCTCGCACTGCAAACGCTCTGGGACGCCTACCGTCCGCAGGTGCAGGACTACATCGACCGCGCCCTCGCCCCGGACCGTTCGCCCGGCTACGGCGTGGCCGGAGATGACCGATGA